The following are from one region of the Magallana gigas chromosome 6, xbMagGiga1.1, whole genome shotgun sequence genome:
- the LOC105322060 gene encoding UNC5C-like protein → MESYIIGLAVLAVLVFLLIVAIILLTLFFLRRLRRQSDKLSNIEKVLQEKDTPLRNLSSKTSDRPQTDSAVDVSELDNSFGPLDRNNTANPKIISIRSTKSLSVITRRSVHCVTSEPNRPPPLPAQVVNLTQVTENNPKKEQTTADDIKFNTSLSDEFMGVYESYFKQNVAKNRPTSVLCPADSENETVQFETGMFVHKEIDASGGEMDISGVKLKIPKGAVEKKTRFTLGITWDMDVFPDLTKREALLSPLVVCQPSMSFRKPVELNFPHCADKIDVNWKWKIIKRGGDLTQQSSWNSITLGDYDQRMVSKSSVTIHLHHFTLFALIGTSKDDRVAAKAVQMVSFSSVLQRTSLFTSKLYCINDYGRDIQDIRRKEFEVNRKVIDSPVPLLVYDNGENVVVKQTKEPEEWKLMGKKSMELDFELVWHSCNPNCAFAYKPQSTDIGEIVVEYTCHQTKHEETKSSIQIVAEAPKFLPAPFDKKQSEMTRNLIVCLDPATDNNSDWRGLAEKMGMKFDKIRWIEEQSGSATELLLKLWMDEGRPLEELRSLLLEMNRDDAVSVIDKYQKGDKF, encoded by the exons ATGGAATCATAT ATTATCGGTTTGGCCGTCCTGGCAGTGCTAGTTTTTCTGCTGATAGTTGCCATCATTTTGTTGACTTTGTTTTTCTTACGGAGACTCAGACGCCAGAGTGATAAATTATCAAACATTGAAAAAGTTTTACAAGAGAAAGACACGCCATTGCGGAATCTCTCGTCGAAAACCTCGGACCGTCCTCAGACGGACAGTGCCGTGGATGTTAGTGAGCTAGACAATAGCTTCGGTCCTCTGGACAGAAACAACACTGCTAACCCAAAAATCATATCCATACGCAGTACGAAGTCTCTCAGTGTTATTACGCGCCGCAGCGTTCATTGCGTGACCTCTGAACCCAATAGACCGCCACCTCTTCCAGCTCAAGTGGTTAATCTTACTCAGGTGACAGAAAACAACCCTAAGAAAGAGCAAACCACAGCAGACGACATCAAATTTAATACCAGTCTCTCAGACGAGTTTATGGGTGTTTATGAATCTTATTTTAAGCAAAATGTTGCTAAAAATCGACCGACATCGGTTCTCTGTCCGGCCGATTCGGAAAACGAAACAGTTCAATTCGAGACGGGTATGTTTGTGCACAAAGAAATAGACGCAAGCGGAGGAGAAATGGACATTTCCGGTGTAAAGCTTAAAATACCCAAAGGGGCTGTAGAGAAAAAGACAAGATTTACACTAGGAATAACTTGGGACATGGATGTGTTCCCTGACTTAACCAAACGAGAGGCTCTACTTAGTCCTTTGGTCGTCTGCCAACCGTCTATGTCTTTCAGGAAACCAGTGGAACTTAATTTTCCACACTGTGCAGACAAAATAGATGTTAACTGGAAGTGGAAAATCATTAAGCGGGGTGGCGACTTAACGCAACAGAGTTCTTGGAACAGCATCACTCTCGGGGACTACGACCAGAGGATGGTTTCCAAGTCATCCGTGACGATTCACCTCCATCACTTCACGCTATTCGCTCTGATCGGCACGTCCAAGGATGACCGAGTGGCGGCCAAAGCTGTACAAATGGTCTCCTTCTCCTCGGTCCTCCAGAGAACCTCACTCTTTACCTCCAAACTCTACTGTATTAATGACTACGGGAGGGATATCCAG GACATTCGACGGAAGGAATTCGAAGTCAACCGGAAGGTAATCGACAGCCCTGTCCCCTTGCTGGTGTACGACAATGGTGAAAACGTTGTGGTCAAGCAAACGAAGGAGCCCGAGGAATGGAAGTTGATGGGGAAGAAATCAATG GAACTGGATTTTGAATTGGTTTGGCATTCCTGCAATCCAAACTGTGCGTTCGCATACAAGCCACAATCGACAGATATCGGAGAAATAGTTGTCGAGTACACGTGCCATCAAACCAAACACGAAGAAACCAAGTCCAGCATTCAAATTGTCGCTGAAGCACCAAAG TTTCTCCCTGCTCCTTTTGACAAAAAGCAGAGTGAAATGACCAGAAATTTAATCGTTTGTCTTGACCCCGCCACCGACAATAACAGCGACTGGCGCGGCCTGGCGGAGAAGATGGGCATGAAATTTGACAAGATTCGTTGGATCGAGGAACAGAGTGGCAGCGCTACCGAACTACTGCTGAAGCTTTGGATGGACGAGGGGAGACCACTGGAAGAGCTGAGGAGTTTGTTGTTAGAAATGAACAGAGACGACGCTGTGTCCGTCATTGATAAATATCAGAAAGGGGACAAATTTTGA
- the LOC105322061 gene encoding cytochrome c oxidase assembly factor 8, translating to MKNIINFRYVQNLANSLNRCACIIQFRDLHNQGKSELHIYNVPPPSKKYDLIGPPDKKSNLRPVVFHVPQKETALQCRYRLMRKETHDWNQAFWANHNERFFKEKEDFVRRKLDDKQQTVDSAEARLSADELSEFYKAFLDKNYPLHANYNREWYHKNLRLLFPAFQVFLEKIYNKLFKR from the exons ATGAAGAACATCATCAATTTTCGTTATGTGCAGAATTTAGCGAACAGTTTAAATAGATGTGCTTGTATAATCCAATTCAGGGATTTACACAATCAG ggAAAGAGTGAGCTTCACATATACAATGTTCCACCACCTAGTAAAAAATATGATCTGATTGGTCCACCAGATAAGAAATCTAACCTCCGTCCAGTGGTTTTCCATGTTCCTCAGAAAGAGACAGCCCTTCAATGCCGCTATCGGTTGATGCGGAAGGAGACTCATGACTGGAACCAGGCTTTCTGGGCTAATCACAATGAAAGGTTTTTCAAG GAAAAGGAAGACTTTGTGAGAAGGAAGCTAGACGACAAACAACAGACAGTGGACAGTGCTGAGGCCCGACTTTCAGCCGATGAACTCTCTGAATTCTACAAAGCATTCCTAGACAAAAACTATCCGCTCCATGCCAACTACAACAG AGAGTGGTATCACAAGAACCTGAGACTGTTGTTTCCAGCTTTCCAAGttttcttagaaaaaatatataataaattatttaaaaggtGA